From the Theobroma cacao cultivar B97-61/B2 chromosome 2, Criollo_cocoa_genome_V2, whole genome shotgun sequence genome, one window contains:
- the LOC18607369 gene encoding kinetochore protein ndc80 produces MRGTTRRRPTDSFNPPVPQPSRDSDASFASSRPSSIGMGRAISAADPYSDRAFQTATIRSINAFFSSHSIPPISTKPSQAPSAKDLSNILTSLLSLLHFPCSKLEEDLGPLLKSLNCPFKFNKSTLRAPNTPHNWPNWLGIIHWLVQLAMYNEHLSQNSTTSFAQSDSMTEYALESYMRFIRGEDDLLEVLDKEFMEKLEKERENVVENSRALEKNVGELEVKAEGLRTGPTERQVLEKEKNVLEEDVKKFHAMIAEFTGRIGAMEKVLEEKEKELNAKEEERRRVCEENEELKKRVELQTFNARDVERMKREMQAVERDIGEAEVARNSWEDKSWDLDSTIGQKFKELMALTMECNQAIRRLKLGYDFQYELNAKGSTPAEVMGIDYKGTLKPELESYADKIRESSKKKFEDMIILQQQSKDMATKIEDKKNRIDALQSRIDEVEAQINMFKKEMQEYGYRSTAEAKKMVEDVHIEAHKLDIAEKEAAEILKASQSRLQEAIQRSEEEIQMHARELFMVVDSVSKYKEHVESKISEIRISLSETAAAVSDAYKGSLPAQFTGSANAS; encoded by the exons atgagggGCACCACACGCCGCCGTCCCACTGACTCCTTCAATCCACCGGTACCACAACCGTCGCGCGACTCCGATGCCAGCTTTGCCAGCAGTCGGCCCTCCTCCATCGGCATGGGCCGCGCCATTTCTGCCGCCGACCCCTACTCCGATCGTGCCTTCCAAACGGCCACCATCCGCTCTATCAACGCCTTCTTCTCCTCCCATTCCATTCCCCCTATCTCCACCAAGCCCTCTCAAGCCCCTTCTGCGAAGGACCTCTCGAATATCCTCACATCCCTTCTTTCCCTTCTCCACTTCCCTTGCTCCAAACTCGAAGAAGACCTAGGTCCTCTCCTGAAAAGTCTAAATTGCCCCTTCAAATTCAACAAATCCACGCTCCGTGCTCCTAATACCCCCCACAATTGGCCCAATTGGCTTGGAATCATTCACTGGCTGGTCCAACTTGCAATGTACAATGAACATTTGTCGCAGAATTCCACAACTTCTTTTGCTCAAAGTGATAGCATGACTGAATATGCCTTGGAGAGTTATATGCGATTTATACGTGGTGAGGATGATTTGTTGGAGGTTTTAGATAAGGAGTTCATGGAGAAgttggaaaaagaaagggaaaatgtGGTGGAGAACTCCAGGGCTTTGGAAAAGAATGTTGGGGAACTGGAGGTGAAAGCGGAGGGACTAAGGACAGGGCCAACGGAAAGGCAAGTGttggagaaagaaaagaacgTGTTAGAGGAAGACGTGAAGAAGTTTCATGCTATGATCGCAGAGTTTACAGGGAGGATTGGGGCTATGGAGAAGGTGTTGGaggaaaaggagaaagagTTGAATGCCAAGGAAGAGGAGAGGAGACGAGTTTGTGAGGAGAATGAGGAGCTTAAAAAGAGAGTGGAGTTGCAAACTTTTAATGCTAGAGATGTGGAGAGGATGAAGAGGGAGATGCAGGCTGTGGAGAGGGATATTGGGGAGGCAGAGGTTGCAAGGAATTCGTGGGAGGATAAGTCTTGGGATCTTGATTCTACTATTGGGCAGAAGTTTAAGGAGCTTATGGCGCTTACAATGGAATGCAACCAAGCCATTAGGAG GTTAAAGCTTGGTTATGATTTTCAGTATGAGTTGAATGCCAAAGGCTCAACACCTGCTGAGGTGATGGGGATTGACTACAAAGGTACACTTAAGCCTGAGCTTGAAAGCTATGCTGATAAAATAAGGGAGAGTTCTAAGAAAAAGTTTGAAGACATGATTATCCTTCAGCAACAATCAAAAGATATGGCTACCAAGATTGAGGACAAAAAAAATCGTATTGATGCTCTTCAATCCCGTATTGATGAA GTTGAAGCCCAAATAAATATGTTCAAGAAGGAAATGCAGGAATATGGTTATAGATCTACTGCAGAAGCCAAGAAAATGGTTGAGGATGTCCATATTGAGGCTCATAAGTTAGATATAGCAGAAAAGGAAGCAGCAGAGATTCTAAAG GCTTCGCAATCGAGGTTGCAAGAAGCAATCCAACGAAGCGAAGAGGAAATTCAGATGCATGCACGGGAACTCTTTATGGTGGTCGATTCTGTGTCGAAATATAAAGAGCATGTCGAATCCAAAATTTCAGAGATCAGGATCAGCCTCTCGGAAACTGCTGCTGCCGTATCGGATGCTTACAAAGGTTCATTGCCAGCACAATTCACCGGTAGTGCCAATGCAAGTTAG
- the LOC18607370 gene encoding mucin-17, whose translation MERSEPSLVPEWLKSGGSVTGSGNSNHQFTSSSLHSDNHSALRPARNKLSVAGDHDVGGTSVLDRTTSAYFRRSSSSNGSVHLRSYSSFTKGHRDRDWDKDINGYHDREKSVISDHRNRNFSDSLDNMLPSVFEKDVLWRSQSITGKRSDTWPKKVTSDSSTSNKSNHSSGNGLLSGVSTTVGNKSAFEREFPVLGAEERQVGSEIGRVSSPGLSTAGQSLPVGTSAISGSDGWTSALADMPAGVGSSGTGVAVASQNVSASSASMASTTMTGLNMAETLVQGPSRARTPPLLNVGTQRLEELAIKQSRQLVPLVTTSTPKILVVSPSEKSKPKVGQQQHASLSLNYTRGGTSRSDSLKVSNEGRLRILKPSRELNGVSLMTKDNLSPTNGSSKLVNSPLNVTPSASASAPFRSSGNSPSFATAERNQTPFRINIEKRPTAQAQSRNDFFNLLKKKSTTNSPSSVADRGPAASPSVSEKSDELGTEDASTSVTLQGGSVPSSEISIADLPTDNRSEITHNGDAYAGSQQCSSNGDRHARPDAFLYPDEEEAAFLRSLGWEENAGDDEGLTEEEISAFFEEHMKLKPSAKLFHRMQSIVPLNSHNGTHDGASSGLSSMDSN comes from the exons ATGGAAAGAAGTGAGCCTTCATTGGTACCAGAATGGTTGAAGAGCGGTGGAAGTGTTACTGGTAGTGGCAATTCAAATCACCAATTTACGTCATCATCTTTGCACTCAG ACAATCATTCTGCATTGAGGCCTGCCAGGAATAAGTTGTCTGTTGCTGGTGATCATGATGTAGGTGGGACATCTGTTTTGGATAGGACCACTTCTGCCTATTTTCGCCGGAGTTCTAGTAGCAACGGTTCTGTCCACTTACGGTCTTATAGCAGCTTTACTAAAGGCCACCGAGATAGGGATTGGGATAAAGATATTAATGGTTACCATGATAGGGAGAAGTCAGTTATCAGTGACCATAGGAACCGAAACTTTTCTGATTCTCTGGATAACATGCTGCCAAGTGTGTTTGAGAAGGATGTCTTATGGCGCTCACAGTCTATAACTGGCAAGCGCAGTGACACATGGCCTAAGAAAGTGACAAGTGATTCAAGCACATCCAACAAAAGCAACCACAGCAGCGGTAATGGTTTGCTTAGTGGCGTTAGCACTACTGTTGGTAATAAATCTGCATTTGAACGTGAGTTTCCTGTACTTGGTGCTGAAGAAAGACAAGTTGGATCAGAAATAGGAAGGGTTTCATCTCCTGGCTTGAGTACTGCTGGGCAGAGCTTGCCAGTGGGTACCTCAGCTATTAGTGGCAGTGATGGCTGGACATCAGCTCTAGCAGACATGCCAGCTGGTGTGGGAAGCAGTGGCACGGGTGTTGCAGTTGCTTCACAAAATGTTTCTGCGAGCTCAGCTTCTATGGCTTCAACTACAATGACTGGCCTTAATATGGCTGAAACACTGGTGCAGGGGCCTTCTCGTGCTCGTACACCTCCCTTG TTAAATGTTGGAACTCAAAGGCTAGAGGAGCTGGCTATTAAACAGTCAAGGCAACTAGTTCCCCTGGTAACAACATCGACACCTAAAATTCTG GTGGTCAGTCCTTCAGAGAAATCGAAGCCTAAAGTTGGCCAGCAGCAGCATGCCTCACTCTCTCTTAATTACACGCGTGGTGGAACTTCAAGATCTGACAGTCTAAAAGTTTCTAATGAGGGCAGGCTTCGGATCCTCAAACCGTCACGAGAATTGAATGGTGTCTCTTTAATGACAAAGGATAATTTGAGTCCTACTAATGGAAGCAGCAAATTAGTTAATAGCCCACTAAATGTCACTCCATCAGCTTCTGCATCTGCTCCCTTTAGGAGCTCAGGCAACAGCCCCAGCTTTGCCACTGCTGAGCGTAATCAGACTCCATTCCGGATTAACATTGAGAAGAGACCAACTGCTCAAGCCCAGAGCAGGAATGATTTCTTCAACCTTCTAAAAAAGAAATCTACTACGAACTCCCCTTCTTCTGTCGCTGATCGTGGCCCTGCGGCATCACCATCTGTCTCAGAAAAGTCTGATGAACTTGGCACAGAAGATGCCAGCACTTCTGTTACTCTGCAGGGTGGGAGTGTTCCATCATCAGAAATCTCAATTGCTGACTTGCCAACTGACAATAGGAGTGAAATAACCCACAATGGAGATGCTTATGCTGGGTCTCAGCAGTGTTCTAGCAATGGAGACAGGCATGCAAGGCCTGATGCGTTTCTTTATCCTGATGAGGAAGAGGCTGCATTTTTGCGTTCCCTTGGTTGGGAAGAGAATGCCGGAGATGATGAAGGTCTTACGGAGGAGGAGATAAGTGCCTTTTTTGAGGAG CACATGAAATTGAAACCATCTGCTAAACTTTTCCATCGAATGCAGTCAATAGTTCCATTAAATTCTCATAATGGGACTCACGATGGTGCCTCATCTGGTTTGAGCTCAATGGATTCGAATTGA